AGAATTGGAGATAACAAAACGCCAAAATTCAGCAGGTCAGGATATTTACTTTGTCCTTAATATGGGAAAGGGTAAACAACCATTACCAGTAGAATTTCAAAAGGGTTATCGAGACCTTTTGACTGGTGATTCACCTGAAACGCTGCTTGATTCGTGGGATGTTGAGATCTTGGTTCAAGAATAAATGACACATAGCCATAAGCTCACGGGGAAGCAGCTTATTTCTCGTGCTTCGTTTTGCTTTGGTAACTTAGGACACTCTGCATTTTATGGGGTAATGAGTACTTACTTTATTATCTTTGTAACAAGCGGAATGTTCGCGGGACTAAGCAAAACGGTTGCTAATAAACTAATTGGGTTGATTACTGGTTTGATTGTTTCTGTCCGGATTTTGGAATTATTAATTGATCCGCTGTTAGGAAATATTGTTGATAATACTAAAACTCGGTGGGGAAAATTTAAGCCGTGGATTTTAATGGGAAATATCGTTAGTGCGATTCTGCTATTAATCCTCTTTACCGGAATCTTTGGCTTAGCAAAATATAATTGGGTTCTTTTTGCCATTTTATTTGTTATTATTTTCATTACGTTTGATATTTTCTACTCATTTTCTGATGTTTCGTATTGGGGAATGGTGCCCGCTTTAAGTGAAGATTCTGAAGAGCGGGGCGTTTATACCGCTCTCGGTGCCTTTGCGGGAACACTTGGTTGGAATGGATTAACGATTATCGTGGTACCGATTGTAACGACCTTTACTTATTTAGCTACTGGTCATCATCGGCAGGGGCCTGCTGGTTGGTTTGCCTTTGCTGCCATTATTTCGGCATTAGCTGTTATCTGTGCCTTGGTTGTTTGTGTTGGGACGAAAGAAAATTACAATGTGATCCGTAAGTCTGCCCAGGATAAGACAACTATTCGGGAAGTTTTTTCAGCAATTTTTCACAATGACCAAATCTTATGGCCAAGTTTGGCATATTTACTTTATTCATGTGCCTATGTTGTAACTAATGGTGTCCTTTTCTACCTTTACAAGTTTGTTATTGGTAAACCTGGTGAATTCTGGATTGTTGGGGTCATCGCTACGATTATTGGTTTCTGTACTAGTCCTCTTTATCCTATTTTGAATAAATTTATTCCACGAAAATGGCTATTCATTGGTGGCCAAGTCTGCATGAGTTTAGCATATTTAATCTTTATTTTTGCCCGCTCTAATGTTTTAATGATGGACTTTGGATTGGTCTTGTTTAACATTAATTTTGCCCAATTGGTAACAGTTTTAACATTAACGGATGCAATTGAATATGGCCAATTAAATTCTGGTCAACGAAATGAAGCGGTTGTTCTTGCTGTGCGACCAATGATTGATAAATTAACAGGGGCGATCTCAAATGGCCTTGTCGGTTATATCGCAATCGCAGCCGGAATGACGGGG
The genomic region above belongs to Limosilactobacillus reuteri and contains:
- a CDS encoding PTS sugar transporter subunit IIA — its product is MTHSHKLTGKQLISRASFCFGNLGHSAFYGVMSTYFIIFVTSGMFAGLSKTVANKLIGLITGLIVSVRILELLIDPLLGNIVDNTKTRWGKFKPWILMGNIVSAILLLILFTGIFGLAKYNWVLFAILFVIIFITFDIFYSFSDVSYWGMVPALSEDSEERGVYTALGAFAGTLGWNGLTIIVVPIVTTFTYLATGHHRQGPAGWFAFAAIISALAVICALVVCVGTKENYNVIRKSAQDKTTIREVFSAIFHNDQILWPSLAYLLYSCAYVVTNGVLFYLYKFVIGKPGEFWIVGVIATIIGFCTSPLYPILNKFIPRKWLFIGGQVCMSLAYLIFIFARSNVLMMDFGLVLFNINFAQLVTVLTLTDAIEYGQLNSGQRNEAVVLAVRPMIDKLTGAISNGLVGYIAIAAGMTGSATAADMTGHDIRTFDSMAFYIPLALAVLSIFVFLFKVKLSEEVHAEVVEELKDKLAQGELTSEASTSSTGLKEETIYAPTDGELVAMKEVVDRDGQPFPGKGFAIRPTSDKLYAPFDGKINFTFGTRHAFGITSDKGLEMIVHIGIGTVNMRGEGFNVHYNDGQIVKKGQLLFDFDRELIKQSGYEDWVITFFAQPHNIEATAGFTPGKLIKHGDKVVTVEFK